A DNA window from Pseudomonadota bacterium contains the following coding sequences:
- a CDS encoding O-antigen ligase family protein: MTAAQSIGARTRSPATHAYPMGEAASTSELGVGGMLIVGYLAITRIGHLSAAKIGIMIGPVPLFLTELFLIALVLTVAITRTGSLVVWLVTGGLARMPGLLLWLLFLTSILYTLIAFGDWGILAVRDLAIFSYGIVFALTYFVLDSRAKAAAAMRWFTYSGVVLAVALIIDTQSGAQVLFDTATRVVTDSKLLALSFGSGDVGGIIGFSLMALLAYAASNTERRLLHLGAAAVAFFGLALTQTRSAVLGMALSSLFSLLGMRTTQRLAFVALAAGGGLLLVATPILLPESGLAHAISSFFAAVEGGMSLAKDDNFYFRLLRWDAVFELWRDNPLFGVGFGQPLVPAALINEVEEGSFNVGLPHNTYLTILARLGLFGFVLIIGAWLGSIALATRAIHRPSFGGDAFAAASALVSMIGFATFTLFLERPMHAATLWIVAAIACRLNGPDDDGQEPQRSQARGQLFQARAGAALPLAESGMERARRIAHAKGFR; the protein is encoded by the coding sequence GTGACTGCCGCCCAGTCCATCGGCGCACGCACGCGGTCGCCCGCGACCCACGCCTATCCCATGGGCGAGGCGGCCTCGACGAGCGAGCTCGGCGTCGGCGGCATGCTGATCGTCGGCTATCTGGCGATCACCCGGATCGGGCATCTGAGCGCCGCCAAGATCGGCATCATGATCGGCCCGGTGCCGTTGTTCCTGACCGAGTTGTTCCTGATTGCCCTGGTGCTCACGGTTGCCATCACCCGCACGGGATCCTTGGTCGTCTGGCTGGTGACCGGCGGCCTTGCCCGAATGCCGGGCCTCTTGCTCTGGCTCCTCTTCCTCACCTCGATCCTCTATACGCTGATCGCTTTCGGCGATTGGGGAATCCTCGCCGTCCGGGATCTGGCGATCTTCTCCTACGGCATCGTCTTCGCGCTCACCTACTTCGTCCTCGACAGCCGGGCAAAGGCCGCCGCGGCCATGCGCTGGTTCACCTATAGCGGGGTGGTGCTGGCGGTGGCGCTCATCATCGACACCCAGAGCGGCGCCCAGGTGCTGTTCGACACCGCCACCCGTGTCGTGACCGACAGCAAGCTGCTGGCGCTCTCCTTCGGCAGCGGCGATGTCGGCGGCATCATCGGCTTCTCGCTGATGGCGCTCTTGGCCTATGCCGCCTCCAACACCGAGCGCCGGCTGCTGCATCTCGGCGCGGCGGCGGTCGCCTTCTTCGGCCTGGCGCTCACTCAGACCCGCTCGGCGGTGCTGGGCATGGCCTTGAGCTCGCTCTTCAGCCTCTTGGGCATGCGGACGACCCAGCGCCTTGCCTTCGTGGCGCTCGCCGCCGGCGGCGGCCTGCTGCTGGTCGCCACCCCGATCCTCCTGCCGGAATCCGGTCTCGCCCACGCGATCTCGTCATTCTTCGCCGCGGTCGAGGGCGGCATGTCGCTCGCCAAGGACGACAATTTCTATTTTCGCCTGCTGCGCTGGGATGCGGTGTTCGAGCTTTGGCGCGACAACCCGCTCTTCGGCGTCGGCTTCGGCCAGCCGCTGGTGCCGGCAGCCCTCATCAACGAGGTCGAGGAGGGCAGCTTCAACGTCGGGCTGCCGCACAACACCTACCTCACCATCCTGGCGCGGCTCGGCCTGTTCGGTTTCGTGCTGATCATCGGCGCCTGGCTCGGCAGCATTGCGCTGGCGACGCGGGCGATCCATCGCCCGAGTTTCGGCGGCGATGCCTTCGCAGCCGCATCGGCGCTGGTCTCGATGATCGGTTTCGCCACCTTCACGCTTTTCCTCGAGCGTCCCATGCATGCCGCGACCCTGTGGATCGTTGCAGCGATCGCCTGCCGGCTCAACGGCCCGGACGACGACGGCCAAGAGCCGCAGCGGAGCCAAGCCCGCGGGCAACTCTTTCAGGCCCGGGCCGGTGCCGCGCTGCCGTTGGCGGAAAGCGGAATGGAACGCGCCCGGCGCATCGCGCATGCCAAGGGGTTCCGGTGA
- a CDS encoding undecaprenyl-phosphate glucose phosphotransferase, with protein MKPISRRLLADAVRLADGLAVLAASAIAFYVYVAGVLDAEEQAALYFAAATISALGYLAIAQALQAYRYDRLSNVIYMTQRALVALSVMAIGWLLVGFITKTTEFWSRGWTLLWLVLSTVLIIAVRLGVAVVVARWRRQRRWQDRIVIVGATEMADELIKDIRQHGGADAEIVGVFDERGGNRRPSLADLPFIGNVEALIEYTREHRVDSIVLALPWSSEERIIKLSEKLSVLPVDINVAFATRMLHRHFTSAVGAYGVPLMQIGRRPLTDRQVLMKRIEDLVLTCAITFVLSPIMLIVALLIRMESSGPILFRQPRNGFNDTIITVYKFRTMYVERSDPSGVKRTEPGDPRVTPLGRTLRRWSLDELPQLFNVLKGDMSVVGPRPHPVGMLAATADYRQVVSNYAARHRMKPGITGWAQVAGYRGTADTVEKAQRRVEFDLEYIAHWSLLFDLRILMLTAIAMISGKEAY; from the coding sequence ATGAAACCAATTTCCCGCCGCCTCCTGGCCGATGCGGTCCGGCTCGCCGATGGGCTTGCGGTTCTCGCCGCCTCCGCCATCGCCTTCTACGTCTATGTGGCGGGCGTGCTCGATGCCGAGGAGCAAGCTGCCCTCTACTTCGCCGCCGCGACCATCTCGGCGTTGGGCTATCTCGCCATCGCCCAGGCCCTGCAGGCCTATCGCTATGACCGCCTGTCGAACGTCATCTATATGACGCAACGGGCGCTCGTCGCCCTCAGCGTCATGGCGATCGGCTGGCTCCTGGTCGGGTTCATCACCAAGACCACCGAGTTCTGGTCGCGCGGCTGGACCTTGCTGTGGCTGGTCTTGTCCACTGTCCTCATCATCGCCGTCCGGCTCGGCGTGGCGGTCGTGGTGGCGCGCTGGCGCAGACAGCGGCGCTGGCAGGACCGCATCGTCATCGTCGGCGCGACCGAGATGGCCGACGAGCTCATCAAGGACATCAGGCAGCACGGCGGCGCCGATGCGGAGATCGTCGGCGTGTTCGACGAGCGCGGAGGCAACCGACGGCCCTCACTCGCCGATCTGCCGTTCATCGGCAATGTCGAGGCGCTCATCGAATACACCCGCGAGCACCGCGTCGACTCCATCGTGCTGGCGCTGCCGTGGTCGAGCGAGGAGCGCATCATCAAGCTGAGCGAGAAGCTCAGCGTCTTGCCGGTCGACATCAATGTCGCCTTCGCCACCAGGATGCTGCACCGGCACTTCACCAGCGCGGTCGGCGCCTATGGCGTGCCGCTCATGCAGATCGGCCGGCGGCCGCTCACCGACCGGCAGGTGCTGATGAAGCGGATCGAGGATCTGGTTCTCACTTGCGCGATTACTTTCGTGCTGTCGCCGATCATGCTGATCGTGGCCCTGCTGATCCGGATGGAATCCTCGGGTCCGATCCTCTTCCGGCAGCCGCGCAACGGCTTCAACGACACCATCATCACCGTCTACAAGTTTCGCACCATGTACGTCGAGCGCTCCGATCCGAGCGGCGTCAAGCGCACCGAACCAGGCGATCCCAGGGTCACACCCTTGGGCCGGACTCTGCGCCGCTGGAGCCTGGACGAGCTGCCGCAGCTCTTCAACGTGCTGAAGGGCGACATGTCGGTCGTGGGCCCGAGGCCGCATCCGGTCGGCATGCTGGCTGCCACCGCCGACTATCGCCAGGTGGTCTCCAACTACGCCGCCCGCCATCGCATGAAGCCGGGGATCACCGGCTGGGCGCAGGTCGCGGGCTACCGCGGCACCGCCGACACCGTCGAGAAGGCGCAGCGACGCGTCGAGTTCGACCTCGAATACATTGCCCATTGGTCGCTGCTCTTCGATCTCCGCATCCTGATGCTGACGGCGATCGCCATGATCAGCGGCAAGGAAGCCTATTGA
- a CDS encoding glycosyltransferase family 9 protein → MTTVPRIPLKRHVRDAGARLVLDAVAAATARKSGTSPRRRIGVFLFWGIGDAVLAIPFLHALRMAYPEARIDAIGKPWLEALFGDERLFDGYQTLVPPWTKHRGKYRLWSEEWRDFARSVRSLGRTEYDLLIGLRPDPRETALARLLATAEYAGYAAEGGRAWVSIDIGVDRSRHPFERSAKLEPGLYRGTLAARAAAALLGTNVPGLPLLAVRPPPDELVRRLREAGYRGGPILALAFGAAQATRRWSGERIGASLRGLKMRPGAILLIESEGSPSIALGRDTPTVAWNGSLSELKRVLTLADVLFCTDSGPMHIGAAVGCRVVALFGPGSLERFAPPPPHAVYAVEPMPCRPCSDYCIYSSPLCMDRLEPSAAAVLLDQALAGVGRPRAESMLPMPEVLQA, encoded by the coding sequence GTGACCACTGTCCCCCGGATCCCGCTGAAGCGGCATGTGCGCGATGCGGGAGCGCGGCTGGTGCTCGATGCCGTCGCCGCCGCGACGGCGCGAAAGTCCGGCACCTCGCCGCGCCGGCGCATCGGGGTCTTCCTCTTCTGGGGGATCGGCGATGCGGTCCTCGCGATACCCTTTCTGCACGCGTTGCGCATGGCCTATCCCGAGGCCAGGATCGATGCCATCGGCAAGCCCTGGCTCGAGGCCCTGTTCGGCGATGAGCGGCTTTTCGATGGTTATCAGACTCTCGTCCCACCCTGGACCAAGCATCGGGGCAAGTACCGCCTCTGGTCCGAGGAATGGCGAGACTTCGCCCGCTCGGTCCGCAGCCTTGGCCGTACCGAGTACGACCTGCTGATCGGCCTCCGCCCCGATCCCAGGGAGACAGCGCTGGCACGCCTCCTGGCGACGGCGGAATACGCCGGCTACGCGGCCGAAGGCGGCAGAGCCTGGGTTTCGATCGACATCGGCGTCGATCGGAGCCGGCACCCGTTCGAGCGATCGGCGAAGCTCGAGCCCGGGCTCTATCGCGGGACTCTCGCGGCCCGGGCCGCGGCAGCGCTGCTCGGCACGAATGTGCCGGGCCTGCCGCTTCTGGCGGTGCGGCCGCCGCCCGATGAGCTGGTCCGGCGTCTGAGAGAAGCGGGTTATCGGGGCGGACCGATCTTGGCTCTCGCCTTCGGGGCGGCACAGGCCACGCGCCGCTGGAGCGGCGAGCGCATCGGCGCGTCCTTGCGCGGCCTCAAGATGCGGCCCGGTGCGATCTTGCTGATCGAATCCGAGGGGAGCCCCAGCATCGCGCTTGGCCGGGATACGCCGACGGTCGCTTGGAACGGCTCGCTCAGCGAGCTCAAGCGCGTGCTGACATTGGCCGACGTGCTGTTCTGCACCGACAGCGGTCCCATGCATATCGGGGCGGCGGTCGGCTGCCGCGTAGTCGCCCTCTTCGGCCCGGGATCGCTCGAGCGGTTCGCGCCGCCGCCGCCGCACGCCGTCTACGCGGTCGAACCGATGCCGTGCCGCCCCTGCAGCGACTATTGCATCTATTCCTCGCCCCTCTGCATGGACCGCCTCGAGCCCTCCGCCGCCGCCGTGCTGCTCGACCAGGCGCTCGCCGGCGTCGGGCGGCCCCGGGCGGAGTCCATGCTCCCGATGCCCGAGGTGCTGCAGGCATGA